CTGAAAGCCGGAGCCTACGGGGCCAAAATCAACGGTTCTGGGGGCGGGGGCTGCATGTTTGCCTACGCGCCCGAAAAGCCCGAAGCCGTAGCCGAAGCCATCGAGCGGGCCGGTGGCAAAGCCCACATTATCCAGGTAGATACCGGCACCCAGGCAACCGTAAAATCACAACCCATATCCGTAAACGTATGAAAAAGAGATTGTTAGTCCTGGCGGGCGGCATGTCGTCCCGCATGAAGAAAGCCGCTGAAAACCTGTCGATTGACGATAAACTGGTGGAGCAGGCCAACACGCTCACCAAGGGCATGATTAGCGTGGGCCGCGAAGGGAAATCCCTGCTCGACTACCAGATCATCAACGCGCAGGAAGCCGGCATTGAAGAGGTGCTGCTGTTGCTGCACCCGGACGACCAGATAACCCAGCCGTATTACGAAGACCGGCAGGCGCAGGGGGATTTGGGCCGGCTGACGGTTTTGTTTGCCCGGCAGTACATCGCCCCCGACCGCACGCGTCCGGCGGGTACCTCCGATGCGGTTTTGCAGTCGCTTCAGCAGCATTCCGATTGGCAGCAGGGTCGATTTGTCGTCTGCAACAGCGATAACCTCTACTCCGTCAGGGCTTTAACCCAGCTCTGGAATTGCGATTATCCCAACGCCCTGATCAGCTACGACCGCGATGCGCTGGGCTTTCCGGAAGAACGCATCAAAGCGTTTGCCCTGATGAAAACCGATCCGGACGGGTATTTGCTGGACATCATTGAAAAGCCGTCGGACGAGCAGGCGGATGCGTTGCGGCACGCGCAGGGACGGCTGGGGGTCAGC
This Larkinella insperata DNA region includes the following protein-coding sequences:
- a CDS encoding sugar phosphate nucleotidyltransferase gives rise to the protein MKKRLLVLAGGMSSRMKKAAENLSIDDKLVEQANTLTKGMISVGREGKSLLDYQIINAQEAGIEEVLLLLHPDDQITQPYYEDRQAQGDLGRLTVLFARQYIAPDRTRPAGTSDAVLQSLQQHSDWQQGRFVVCNSDNLYSVRALTQLWNCDYPNALISYDRDALGFPEERIKAFALMKTDPDGYLLDIIEKPSDEQADALRHAQGRLGVSMNCFVFEAAQLIPYLEKTPFHPIRNEKELPTTVSLLAQEQPKSVGTVPLAEVVPDLTSKHDIAIVQAYLANSFQF